From bacterium:
CACGCTGGATCAGCCGATCGCATCGATGACCGTATTCATTTACGATTACGCGCGTGCGCCGTTCGATGACTGGAATCAGCAGGCATGGGCGGCATCATTCGTTCTTATTGTCATCGTTTTCGCCCTGAACCTCATTTTCCGTCTTGTGACACGAAAAACCTATACGGCATAACACCATGTACGACATCATGCAGAAAAGCGAACGGGTCAGTACTCCTTACATCCCGGCGGAGCCGGGCTTCACCACGCGAATGGAAGCCATCGGGCTCAATGCGTGGTACGGGAAAACGCAGGCACTCTTCAACGTGACGCTCAGCATTCCGAAGAACAAGGTGCTGGCAATCATCGGGCCGTCGGGTTGCGGGAAGTCCACGTTTCTGCGATCCCTGAACCGCATGCACGAAGAGGTTGGAGGCACGATCACCGGCAGCATTCATCTTGATGGCCAGGACATCATGGGTAACGACCCTGTGCTGCTGCGCCGCAAGGTGGGGATGGTGTTCCAGAAACCAAATCCTTTTCCCACCATGTCGGTCGAGGAAAACGTCGTTGCAGGATTGCGGCTCAACGGGATGCGCAATAGAAAAGAACTCTCACGCATCGCCGAAGAATCGCTGCGGAAGGTTGCGCTGTGGGATGAGGTGAAAGATGTTCTCAACAAGCCGGGGAATTCCATTTCCGGTGGACAGCAGCAGCGCCTGTGTATTGCACGGACGCTGGCCGTGGAGCCGGAGGTGATTCTTATGGACGAACCTGCATCCGCGCTCGATCCGATTTCCACAATGAAGATCGAAGAGCTGATCGATGAACTCAAGGAGAAATACACCATCGTCATCGTCACGCACAATATGCAGCAGGCAGCACGTATCAGCGACTACACCGCGTTTTTCTATATGGGGAAGCTCATCGAAGTGGATAAAACGTCGAAGATCTTCACCGATCCTACGCATCGGCAGACGGAAGACTACGTGACCGGCAGCTTCGGCTGAGCCGCTGCGAAAGTATGTTTCAGGGAGAGTGCAATCCCTTCGTCCATGCCGGACGAAGGGATTTTCATATTACGGAAGCATTTCTTCGGCTTTTTGAAGCACCTCTTTCCCCTCCTTCGGGAGCGAATCGTAGCCGAAATAATGCATGACTATGGCGAGTGCAATAATGATAACCGCGAGTCCGACAGCGACTTTGAAAAGCTTGCGCACAATGGTGAAGACCAGCGAGACGATGAGACTGACCAGGACAACACCGAGTATGGGATGTTCAAAAAGCGTATGAAGGAAGGATTCCATGGAGGAGTGCAATACTGTCGCTGTTGCAGGCGAGATGGTGCAGGAACTTACGAAAATGCGCGGAGATGTCCCATGCAGCCCTGCTTCTTTCGCCCGCGGGTGCTATCTTGCGTACCATGAGTACAAAGTCCGTCAGTATTCCGTTTACGCTGCCTGAGGTGTATCATGGTCTTGCAGAAGGACATGGGCGCCTGCATGTGGGCGCAGAGGGCCTTCGATTGGAATACCGTGTCAAGGACGCTGTACTGGGACTGCTCAAGTCGCGGGTGCGGGAGTTGTTTGTGCCGTATGAACACATCGACGAATTCGAGTACCGTGAAGGCTGGTTCCGCCGTCGTTTCGTGATTCATGTCGCCACGATGCAGCTGACAGAGGATTTTCCTGGAAGCGATGAGGGACAGATTATCCTGCGATTCCGCAAGCTGCCGAAGGAAAAACTGCGCGGCATCGCGTCCCGCATCTCCCTGCAGCTCTCGGAGCATCGTCTTCAGCAGCTGGACAGTGATGACAGCTGGCCTGAATCTCTGCAATAACGCTCCATGGAATTTGCTTTTGTCCCCGGCACTGCTTTTTGCAGGTGTGCCGGCCAGCATGCTATTTTTTACAGCTACAGGTTTTTTTCATGCTTCCCGGGAACATCATTCATGTTGAATATACCTGAACTTCTGATCGAAGAACTCTCCCTGCAGCCCTGGCAGGTGACAAATACGCTCGCACTTCTCGAGGAAGGCGGCACCATACCGTTCATCGCGCGCTACCGCAAGGAGCGCACCGGTGAGCTGAATGAAATACAGCTCCGCGATCTGGTTGATCGCTTTACCTATCTGACGGAACTCGAAGACCGCAAACAAACAGTACTGTCGTCTATCGAGGAGCAGGGCAAGCTGACGGATGAACTGCGTAAATCTATCGAGGAATGCAGACAGAAAACGGAACTCGAAGATCTGTACCTGCCTTACAAGCCGAAGCGCAGAACACGCGCCACCATGGCGCGGGAGAAGGGGCTCGAGCCATTGGCCGAGCGCATTCGCGCCATGAACAATCCGGATTGCAGCACCTCTGATCTCGCTTCGCAGGCAGCTGCGTTCGTAAACGAGGAGGCAGGCGTCGAAACTGTGGAGGATGCCCTTGCAGGCGCGTCGGATATCCTCGCCGAAGAACTGGCCGAAGTCGCGGAACTGCGTGCCCATGTTCGATCCACCTTCATGAACAGCGGTATCTTCCATTCGCGGATCAAGGAGGAGTACGCCGAGGGGAGCACCAAATATGAAATGTATCGCGACTACCGTGTACCGGTACGTGAAATCGCGTCACACAACATGCTGGCCCTGCGTCGCGGGGAGGCCGAGGGCGTGCTGTTTTTCGATCTGGAATTCGAGGAAGAAAGTCTTCTCGCATGGCTCGAGGAAAAGAATTCGCACAGCAGCGCCCGTGAGATTCGCGAGTTCTACCACAGCATGATTCATGACGCCT
This genomic window contains:
- the pstB gene encoding phosphate ABC transporter ATP-binding protein, with product MQKSERVSTPYIPAEPGFTTRMEAIGLNAWYGKTQALFNVTLSIPKNKVLAIIGPSGCGKSTFLRSLNRMHEEVGGTITGSIHLDGQDIMGNDPVLLRRKVGMVFQKPNPFPTMSVEENVVAGLRLNGMRNRKELSRIAEESLRKVALWDEVKDVLNKPGNSISGGQQQRLCIARTLAVEPEVILMDEPASALDPISTMKIEELIDELKEKYTIVIVTHNMQQAARISDYTAFFYMGKLIEVDKTSKIFTDPTHRQTEDYVTGSFG